In Mycoplasma suis str. Illinois, a single window of DNA contains:
- a CDS encoding DHH family phosphoesterase has product MPIETNLVNRRTIQEFGDKFLYKINQYKYISIFLHIKPDFDAYASMFSLYYWIKLNFPNKEIALWIYPEEMSQNEKFLFDWNKDILVEFPDRELKESLGIIVDTPNQSRVLTQKHYFCSEIVIIDHHPRMDSFAQLEFINHTYSSTSEILGELFLIFERSDNKYVFEPKISRYLYAGIITDSNFLRGNSTPQTFFILWKILEKGINRKEINNLISEKTLNKKLFDQEVVRNIRVTPNGLAFAIVSQSLLKKYLIQDYLSAITNLEGIGGVQIWVILIEDPTLLEDPSTSDKKWKSSIRSKELPIDGVAKYFGGGGHKNVSSVLFKKRRDFFKLLLFLDKYLIKFGYFNASNYQKFGRSWNYIFYKFLSDRILKVEVPLNEIE; this is encoded by the coding sequence GTGCCAATAGAAACAAATCTTGTAAATAGAAGAACAATACAGGAATTTGGAGACAAATTCCTTTACAAAATAAATCAATATAAGTACATATCTATTTTTCTACATATAAAGCCAGACTTTGATGCTTATGCATCAATGTTCTCGCTTTATTACTGAATAAAGTTAAATTTCCCAAATAAAGAAATAGCTCTTTGAATATATCCAGAAGAAATGAGTCAAAATGAAAAATTTCTTTTTGACTGAAATAAAGATATATTAGTTGAATTCCCAGACAGGGAATTAAAAGAAAGTCTGGGAATAATAGTTGATACTCCAAATCAAAGTAGAGTATTAACTCAGAAACATTATTTCTGTAGTGAAATAGTCATTATTGATCATCATCCGAGAATGGATTCATTTGCTCAGTTAGAGTTCATAAATCATACTTATTCCTCTACATCAGAAATACTTGGAGAATTATTTCTGATATTTGAAAGATCAGATAATAAGTATGTTTTTGAGCCTAAAATATCTAGATATTTGTATGCTGGAATAATTACTGATAGTAATTTTTTGAGGGGTAATTCAACCCCTCAAACTTTCTTCATTTTGTGAAAAATACTAGAAAAGGGAATAAATAGAAAGGAAATAAATAACTTAATTTCAGAGAAGACTCTAAACAAAAAGTTATTTGACCAAGAAGTAGTTAGAAATATTAGAGTTACTCCTAATGGACTGGCTTTTGCAATAGTAAGCCAGTCCCTATTAAAGAAGTATTTAATTCAAGATTATTTGTCAGCAATCACTAATCTAGAGGGAATAGGAGGAGTTCAAATATGAGTTATATTGATAGAGGATCCTACCCTATTAGAAGATCCTTCCACTTCAGATAAGAAGTGGAAGTCTTCTATTAGATCTAAGGAATTACCTATAGATGGAGTAGCTAAATATTTCGGGGGAGGGGGGCATAAGAATGTCTCTTCTGTTCTTTTTAAGAAAAGAAGAGACTTCTTTAAATTACTTCTCTTCCTAGATAAGTATTTAATTAAGTTTGGTTATTTTAATGCTTCCAATTATCAAAAATTTGGAAGATCTTGAAATTACATATTCTATAAGTTTTTATCTGATAGGATATTAAAGGTAGAAGTTCCACTCAATGAAATTGAGTAA
- a CDS encoding MPN551 family DNA-binding protein produces MRFKNYSYPEDFYFTNDQISLTKLGRMKSIKFRKKITGSRIAAVLGRNKYKTPFQIWCEILGFVESDIEPYFANAGVIIEKSLLTYAKRELRKHFRTYNPQEVKYDIFPDNEIFGGIPDGEEFEGDNIKSILEIKTTPLDSYLWTFKNNEFQLVKDSKGIPIIKEYKGNIHKWFAFSESEIRIPEEYQYQLALYLYLRGIDKGYFCVGFLNQSHYLRPENYSPIPKRELGKENPQVVVIQEMNIDLKEFEKVIKYAEEWYKKYVMRGISPPLTPKDLNWIRFGFPSL; encoded by the coding sequence TTGAGATTCAAGAATTATTCTTATCCTGAAGATTTTTACTTTACTAATGATCAAATCTCCCTAACCAAGTTAGGGAGAATGAAATCAATTAAGTTCAGAAAAAAAATTACAGGATCAAGAATTGCGGCTGTTCTGGGAAGAAACAAGTATAAGACACCATTTCAAATATGGTGTGAAATACTTGGTTTCGTAGAAAGTGATATAGAACCTTATTTTGCAAATGCAGGAGTGATTATTGAAAAATCACTCCTGACATATGCAAAAAGAGAATTAAGAAAACACTTTAGAACATATAATCCTCAGGAAGTTAAATATGATATCTTTCCAGATAATGAAATATTTGGAGGAATTCCTGATGGAGAGGAATTTGAAGGAGACAATATTAAGTCAATACTTGAAATAAAAACTACTCCACTAGATAGTTATTTATGAACTTTTAAAAATAATGAATTTCAATTAGTTAAGGATTCCAAGGGAATCCCAATAATAAAGGAATATAAGGGAAATATTCATAAGTGATTCGCTTTCTCAGAAAGCGAAATTAGAATACCTGAAGAATATCAATATCAATTAGCCCTATACCTCTATTTGAGAGGTATAGATAAGGGATATTTTTGTGTTGGTTTCTTAAATCAGTCTCACTATTTAAGACCTGAAAACTATAGTCCAATTCCCAAAAGGGAATTAGGAAAAGAAAATCCTCAAGTAGTAGTCATTCAGGAAATGAATATAGATTTAAAGGAATTTGAAAAAGTAATTAAGTATGCCGAAGAGTGATATAAAAAATATGTCATGAGGGGAATAAGTCCCCCTCTGACACCTAAAGATCTAAATTGAATTAGATTTGGTTTTCCCTCTCTTTAG
- the aspS gene encoding aspartate--tRNA ligase produces MSSFLDRRVLISDLGIIPNQKVVIGGFIETVRKLKDIVFLVIRDGSGKIQVVFPKKEVELPPRESTVLIEGTTSQKKNSEELEILGERMEVFSTSKPSFPIDLNEEKMSEEKYRMKYRYLDLRRSALHNNIEFCSKAKFIASSYLHILNFREITTPILSFPSREGAETFKTEENVNVNRSFTLAQSPQIYKQLLMIAGFEKYFQFATSFRAEKMREDRQYEFSQLDIEMSFSTQEKLFAIIEKLIISLIKKLVKSDFPDLPFRRISFQEAFEKYGTDKPDLRFSPYIVDLFSSFDKKQVLPTQYCLSLLVERKTINIEELYSEVGRDFKYIKKSHSKIIEGQYDDWMISFSEKLNNHSEEFYLFYICCNSGDKRESLLRMGRIRTAIIKQIKNREWENNFSLVWITDWPYFEESLEGKLVTSHHPFTLPTKDSLSKDNLLDWKSHGYDLVLNGVEIASGGQRIYNSDLQAKIFSILGYSSEEINQEFGWFLEALNYGVPPHLGIAIGWDRLMSELLNLKSIREVIAFPKNTHGNCSMSSSKTT; encoded by the coding sequence ATGAGTAGTTTTCTAGATAGAAGAGTTCTTATTTCTGATTTGGGAATAATCCCAAATCAGAAAGTAGTTATAGGTGGTTTTATAGAAACAGTTCGAAAACTAAAAGACATTGTCTTTTTAGTTATTAGAGATGGTAGCGGAAAAATACAAGTAGTTTTCCCCAAGAAAGAAGTAGAACTTCCTCCTAGAGAAAGTACTGTTCTTATTGAGGGAACTACTTCCCAAAAAAAGAATTCAGAAGAATTAGAAATTCTTGGAGAAAGGATGGAAGTGTTTTCAACTTCTAAACCTTCTTTTCCTATTGATCTCAATGAGGAAAAGATGAGTGAAGAAAAATACAGAATGAAATATAGATATCTTGATTTAAGAAGATCAGCTCTTCACAATAATATAGAATTTTGCTCTAAAGCAAAATTCATAGCTTCATCTTATTTACATATTCTTAACTTTAGGGAAATAACTACTCCTATTCTCTCTTTCCCTTCGAGGGAAGGAGCAGAAACTTTTAAGACTGAGGAGAATGTGAATGTAAATAGAAGTTTCACATTAGCACAATCTCCTCAGATCTATAAGCAATTACTAATGATTGCTGGTTTTGAAAAGTATTTTCAATTTGCAACTAGTTTTAGAGCAGAAAAAATGAGAGAAGATAGACAATATGAATTCTCTCAATTAGATATTGAGATGTCTTTCTCCACTCAAGAAAAGCTATTCGCAATAATAGAGAAATTAATAATTTCTCTAATTAAAAAACTAGTCAAGTCTGATTTTCCTGACTTACCTTTTAGAAGAATAAGCTTCCAAGAAGCTTTTGAAAAATATGGAACTGATAAACCAGACTTAAGATTTTCTCCTTATATAGTTGATTTGTTTTCATCTTTTGATAAAAAACAAGTACTTCCAACCCAATATTGTTTATCTCTCCTTGTTGAGAGAAAAACAATAAATATAGAAGAACTATATAGTGAAGTTGGAAGAGACTTCAAATATATTAAGAAGTCTCATTCCAAAATAATTGAAGGTCAATATGATGATTGAATGATTAGTTTTTCAGAAAAACTAAATAATCATTCAGAAGAGTTCTACTTATTCTATATTTGTTGCAATAGTGGAGATAAAAGAGAATCCCTTCTTAGAATGGGAAGAATAAGAACAGCCATTATTAAGCAAATTAAGAATAGAGAGTGAGAAAACAATTTCTCACTCGTGTGAATAACAGATTGACCTTATTTTGAAGAAAGTTTGGAAGGTAAATTAGTTACTTCTCACCATCCATTCACACTCCCAACTAAAGATAGTCTTTCCAAAGACAATCTCTTAGATTGGAAGTCTCATGGATATGATTTAGTACTTAATGGAGTAGAAATAGCTTCTGGAGGTCAGAGAATATATAACTCTGACCTTCAGGCAAAAATATTTAGTATTTTGGGATACTCTTCAGAAGAAATCAACCAAGAATTTGGTTGATTCTTAGAGGCACTAAATTATGGAGTTCCTCCTCATCTTGGAATAGCTATAGGTTGAGATAGATTAATGTCAGAACTCCTTAATTTGAAAAGCATTAGGGAAGTTATAGCCTTCCCTAAAAATACTCATGGAAATTGTTCAATGAGTTCTTCTAAAACAACTTAA
- the hisS gene encoding histidine--tRNA ligase, translating to MFAQARGTRSIRGEELRQRNYIKKLLVQWARNNNFSEIELPTFEYSDLFVGSSEQEENILEKEIFFLEGKKYALKPEGTISIAREIVNQKMIAREVSPLKFCYLTQCYRYERPQKGRYREFTQFGVEIVNANSVFFEIELILSLNKFLNSVLGLTPHLRINYLASSEIKKKWAEELRTYFSDPENSAKLSKISRDRIRENPIRILDDKNDSHLQVVKDSPKIHNYFSEEDKKNVETIKKYLNCLGVKYQWDNNLVRGLDYYTGIVFEWEINNLTIAGGGRYNELFNKFQTGTTPKNTIPSLGLAVGIDRLHLALNENNYKWPRKISYKLYLCNLMVNIEPKVILLVQKLKEEGIQVETNWEFKDLNSHFKYSDKLGFRWLLIYGEKEHNNREIILKEQNKNYQIYFSLDNLEVLIEEVKRTLEFE from the coding sequence ATGTTTGCGCAAGCGAGAGGAACTAGAAGCATTAGAGGAGAAGAATTACGTCAGAGAAATTACATTAAAAAACTTCTAGTTCAGTGAGCTAGAAATAATAATTTCTCTGAAATAGAACTTCCAACATTTGAATACAGCGATCTTTTTGTTGGAAGTTCCGAACAAGAAGAAAATATTTTAGAAAAGGAAATATTTTTCCTTGAGGGAAAAAAATATGCTCTTAAGCCTGAGGGAACCATCTCTATAGCTAGAGAGATAGTTAATCAAAAAATGATAGCTAGAGAGGTCTCTCCGCTAAAGTTTTGCTATCTCACTCAGTGTTATAGATATGAGAGACCTCAAAAAGGAAGATATAGAGAGTTCACTCAATTTGGAGTTGAAATAGTAAATGCTAACTCAGTATTTTTTGAAATAGAACTTATTCTTTCTCTGAATAAGTTCTTAAATAGTGTGTTAGGACTTACTCCTCATTTGAGAATTAATTACTTAGCTTCTTCTGAAATAAAGAAGAAATGGGCAGAAGAACTTAGAACTTATTTTTCTGACCCAGAAAATTCTGCGAAACTTAGCAAAATTTCTAGAGACAGAATAAGGGAGAATCCTATAAGAATACTAGATGATAAGAATGATTCACACCTTCAAGTTGTTAAGGATTCTCCCAAAATACATAACTATTTTTCAGAAGAAGATAAGAAAAATGTAGAAACAATTAAGAAATATCTAAATTGTTTGGGAGTTAAATATCAGTGAGATAATAATCTAGTCCGAGGGCTAGATTATTACACTGGAATAGTATTCGAGTGAGAAATAAATAACTTAACAATAGCTGGAGGAGGTAGATATAACGAACTATTTAATAAGTTCCAGACTGGAACTACTCCAAAAAATACTATTCCCTCTTTAGGGCTAGCTGTAGGAATAGATAGACTACATCTAGCCCTAAATGAAAATAACTATAAGTGACCTAGAAAGATAAGTTACAAATTGTATTTGTGTAACTTAATGGTCAATATTGAACCAAAAGTTATTCTTTTGGTTCAAAAACTTAAAGAAGAAGGTATTCAAGTAGAAACTAATTGAGAATTTAAGGACTTAAATTCTCACTTTAAATATTCTGATAAGTTAGGTTTTAGATGACTTCTTATATATGGAGAAAAAGAACATAATAATAGAGAGATAATTCTTAAAGAACAAAATAAGAATTATCAAATATACTTCTCCCTAGATAATTTAGAAGTCCTAATAGAAGAAGTTAAAAGAACTCTTGAATTCGAATAA
- a CDS encoding class I tRNA ligase family protein — MSKKDNSLNWENDFPRWVEKKWVNIWEKEQTYKFEDDLSKPKFYVLDMFPYPSGAGLHIGHVKGYLASDIVARYKKMKGFSVLHPMGWDSFGLPAEQYAIQNKADPSTFTEKNISRFREELKSLFFSYDFQNKEINSSDSSYYAITQWLFLQLYRRGLATLENKQVNWVEELHTVLANEEIYEGEDGKFYSERGNFPVTTRKLKQWVLKITKYAQALKEDLYKLEWTDRIKKIQEEWIGEKEAFKFELKIKGKSFEYLEENIDDVRAISGFYIYKDSEIFRLLELDYEPKDGDILFYYNDDQTLDRVPIKFREGENISEQNLHPIYSDFIEKKRIPSFLNWKVLPKVKTYKLQDWVFSRQRYWGEPFPVYYDKEGHIFLEENLPLKLPPFKFIENTKKYDTPLAYYEDWVNFKEGFRRDINTMPNWAASSWYFLAYLIKKGDGYLPLDSKEAIDLIERWMPVDLYIGGQEHATMHLIYARFWYKVIHSVLNLKTVSEPFKKLVNQGMILGSDGKKMSKSKNNYLSVESLLESFGGDVIRLSVAFLGPLELTQYWDDRQLSTFESWIKKIYSYYHQNSSYFADNIPEKDNSSVLEFIKKVEFSIQSFKFNVLVSELMIFFNYLKQQNPKSKVEHSIFIQFLSYLAPSIAEEIWRELLGNKESVYLSSWPNIEEGEKSFFFSYSIQLNNKFKGTIDIPKDLRNEEEIINYLKSSEEGSLFLKDKQLNKYIVVYGKMINLITSFPS; from the coding sequence ATGAGTAAGAAAGACAACTCCCTTAACTGGGAAAATGATTTTCCCAGATGAGTAGAGAAGAAGTGAGTAAATATTTGGGAAAAAGAACAAACATATAAGTTTGAAGATGACTTAAGTAAACCTAAGTTCTATGTTTTGGATATGTTCCCATATCCATCAGGAGCTGGACTCCACATAGGACATGTTAAGGGATATCTTGCTTCTGACATAGTAGCAAGATATAAAAAAATGAAGGGATTTTCTGTATTGCACCCTATGGGTTGGGACTCTTTTGGATTGCCAGCCGAGCAGTATGCAATCCAAAATAAAGCAGATCCAAGTACATTTACAGAAAAGAACATTTCTAGATTCAGAGAAGAACTAAAGTCACTTTTCTTTAGTTATGACTTTCAAAATAAAGAAATTAATAGCTCGGACTCGAGCTATTATGCAATAACACAGTGATTATTTCTTCAACTCTATAGAAGGGGACTTGCAACTCTAGAGAATAAGCAAGTTAATTGAGTTGAAGAATTACACACTGTTTTAGCTAATGAAGAAATATATGAAGGAGAAGATGGAAAATTCTACTCCGAAAGAGGGAATTTCCCAGTAACTACTAGAAAGCTAAAACAGTGAGTTCTAAAAATAACTAAGTATGCTCAAGCTTTAAAGGAAGACCTTTATAAGCTTGAGTGAACAGACAGAATAAAGAAGATTCAAGAAGAATGGATTGGAGAAAAAGAAGCTTTTAAGTTTGAATTAAAAATCAAAGGTAAAAGCTTCGAATATTTAGAAGAGAATATAGATGATGTTAGAGCTATTTCTGGTTTTTATATATATAAAGACTCAGAAATCTTTAGATTACTAGAGTTAGATTATGAACCAAAGGATGGAGATATTCTCTTCTACTATAACGATGATCAAACATTAGATAGAGTACCTATAAAGTTCAGAGAAGGAGAGAATATCTCTGAACAAAACTTACATCCTATATATAGTGATTTCATAGAAAAGAAGAGAATACCTTCTTTTCTAAATTGAAAGGTTTTGCCTAAAGTAAAAACTTATAAGTTACAAGACTGAGTATTCTCTAGACAAAGATACTGGGGAGAACCTTTCCCAGTATATTACGACAAAGAGGGGCATATTTTCTTAGAGGAAAATTTGCCCCTAAAACTTCCACCCTTTAAATTCATTGAAAATACTAAAAAGTATGATACCCCACTCGCATACTATGAAGACTGAGTGAATTTCAAGGAAGGATTCAGAAGAGATATCAATACTATGCCAAATTGAGCGGCATCTTCTTGATATTTCTTAGCCTATTTAATAAAAAAGGGAGATGGATATCTCCCTCTAGACAGTAAGGAAGCCATTGACTTAATAGAAAGATGAATGCCTGTTGACCTCTATATTGGAGGTCAAGAGCATGCAACAATGCACTTAATTTATGCAAGGTTCTGATACAAAGTTATTCACTCAGTTTTGAACCTTAAAACTGTATCAGAACCTTTTAAGAAATTAGTTAATCAGGGAATGATATTGGGATCTGACGGAAAGAAAATGTCTAAATCTAAAAATAACTATCTCTCAGTAGAGTCTCTACTTGAGAGTTTTGGGGGAGATGTTATTAGACTTTCAGTAGCCTTTCTAGGACCTCTAGAATTGACTCAATACTGAGACGATAGACAACTATCAACTTTTGAATCTTGAATTAAAAAAATTTATTCATATTATCATCAAAATTCTTCTTATTTTGCTGATAATATTCCAGAGAAAGATAATTCAAGTGTTCTTGAATTCATCAAGAAAGTTGAATTCAGCATTCAATCATTTAAGTTCAATGTATTAGTTTCAGAATTAATGATTTTCTTCAACTATCTGAAACAACAAAACCCTAAAAGTAAAGTTGAACATTCAATCTTTATTCAATTCCTCAGCTATTTAGCTCCTTCAATAGCTGAGGAAATATGAAGAGAATTGCTGGGAAATAAAGAATCTGTTTATCTTTCTTCTTGACCTAATATTGAGGAAGGAGAAAAATCTTTCTTCTTCAGTTATTCAATTCAATTGAATAACAAATTTAAGGGAACAATTGATATTCCAAAAGATTTAAGAAATGAAGAAGAAATAATAAACTACCTGAAGTCAAGTGAAGAAGGTAGTTTATTTCTGAAAGATAAACAACTAAATAAATACATAGTTGTTTATGGAAAAATGATTAATTTGATAACTAGTTTTCCTTCTTAA
- a CDS encoding sodium/hydrogen exchanger, translating to MSSISTWLEDPFILIFCFVYVSAGITALSFLFTESIKNVLERFKLSENFVGSSLLAMGTSLSETINAITAGIYDRGSGSNNSQQNGEMSFSLNSLYNLTGANLVQIVFLACATIFIWNRARKIKFLRPECNRFIYSVFQGKLLLWTISTVELALLGIFFLFKDFSKQLSIGGYSVIPFLFFIIWASYLIFSKKTTSSEKNSSTSIQEQQLIPKYKNIFQNLSSFSFLIVFILIFFAFAILAFLNFNLVSRFEKTLGIDKNIGLGTILSLMTSLPEFSSFFFLYKSKCYDAACSGFLGSALFNLMLPAFTQLLKGGWLIDSISENDQKSLVFWIFTILIVNICFAIGYFTNKRRTFLWGIRNVRWNISWSGAIILLYIVLSLVISPMFF from the coding sequence ATGTCTTCTATTTCAACTTGATTAGAAGATCCTTTCATTCTAATTTTTTGCTTTGTATATGTAAGTGCAGGAATAACTGCACTTTCTTTTTTATTTACAGAGTCAATAAAAAATGTACTAGAAAGATTTAAGCTTTCTGAAAACTTTGTAGGCTCTAGCCTACTAGCAATGGGAACTTCTCTTTCAGAAACTATTAATGCTATTACTGCCGGAATATATGATAGAGGTTCTGGCAGTAATAATAGTCAGCAGAATGGAGAAATGTCTTTCTCCCTGAACTCTCTCTATAACTTAACGGGAGCTAATTTAGTTCAAATAGTATTCCTTGCTTGCGCAACAATATTTATTTGAAATAGGGCGAGAAAAATAAAGTTTCTTCGCCCTGAATGCAATAGATTTATTTATTCTGTTTTTCAGGGAAAATTATTACTCTGAACTATTTCCACAGTAGAGCTAGCTCTACTGGGAATATTTTTCTTATTTAAGGATTTTTCAAAACAGTTATCTATTGGGGGATATAGTGTTATCCCCTTTTTATTCTTTATTATTTGAGCTTCTTATCTAATATTTTCGAAGAAGACTACTTCTTCGGAAAAAAATTCTTCTACATCCATTCAAGAACAGCAATTAATTCCGAAATATAAGAATATATTCCAAAACTTATCAAGTTTTAGTTTTCTAATAGTATTTATTCTTATATTTTTTGCTTTCGCTATTCTTGCATTTTTGAATTTCAACTTAGTTTCAAGATTTGAGAAAACTCTAGGTATAGATAAGAATATAGGCTTAGGAACTATCCTAAGCCTAATGACTTCTCTACCTGAGTTTTCTTCTTTCTTCTTCTTGTATAAGTCTAAGTGTTATGATGCTGCATGTTCTGGTTTTCTAGGGTCAGCATTATTTAACTTAATGCTTCCAGCATTTACTCAGCTATTAAAAGGTGGTTGATTAATTGATAGCATTTCAGAAAATGATCAAAAATCTCTTGTTTTCTGAATATTCACAATTCTTATTGTGAATATTTGCTTTGCTATTGGTTACTTCACTAATAAAAGACGTACATTCCTATGAGGAATAAGGAATGTACGCTGAAATATTAGTTGAAGTGGGGCAATAATACTTCTATATATTGTTCTCTCGCTAGTTATTTCTCCTATGTTTTTCTAG
- a CDS encoding CTP synthase, translated as MKIIFLTGGVYSSLGKGVTLSSIGKVLQFEGFKCSVLKFDPYLNYNSKFLSPNQHGEVFVTKDGEETDLDLGHYERFLGIELSAHSCCTSGKIFHSLMKKEMNGEYNGETVQIVPHLIQEIVSRFEYFENTDTEILLVELGGTVSDLEQKPFLLAAEYLKNKKKDDMIFIHLAPVLSLNYNGDKKTKPIQHSLSILKKVGITPDILILKGDSCLTEAEISKISFNFPQIPRENIFSSCYKLDIFEIPIHLYEKEKLCDKLLSLLKLEKKNNSSERELNDWKKFNSLIKGKKKHVINVAIVGKYSSCPESYYSIIQSLKFAGYGLSAELNISVLKSENLHSESQLEGFHLICIPPGFGEKSLNGIFLAIKYARENKIPFLGICFGMQLSVIEFFRNQLGISDANSLEIDPETSFPILVPWSDSKDMRVGEIEVNFSENTKLHNIYGSIKRDARHRNRYVFNAKLASQLPEFKNSSLKISAWSGDIVEGVELEDHPFFVGVQYHPEFNSRPLSPEPLFIEAISSAIKQIN; from the coding sequence ATGAAAATTATTTTCCTTACTGGTGGGGTTTATTCGTCTTTGGGTAAGGGAGTAACTCTTTCCTCAATAGGGAAAGTTCTTCAATTTGAAGGTTTTAAGTGCAGTGTTCTTAAATTTGATCCCTATTTGAATTACAATTCAAAATTTTTATCACCTAACCAACATGGTGAGGTGTTTGTAACTAAAGATGGAGAAGAAACAGACTTAGACTTAGGACATTACGAAAGATTCCTAGGTATTGAATTAAGTGCACACTCGTGTTGCACTTCAGGAAAAATATTTCACAGTCTTATGAAAAAAGAAATGAATGGAGAATACAATGGAGAAACTGTTCAAATAGTTCCCCATTTAATTCAAGAAATAGTTTCTAGATTTGAATATTTTGAAAATACTGATACAGAAATACTCCTAGTTGAGCTAGGAGGAACTGTATCAGATCTTGAGCAAAAGCCTTTCTTATTGGCTGCAGAATATCTAAAAAATAAGAAAAAAGATGACATGATTTTCATTCATCTTGCTCCTGTTTTGTCACTAAATTACAATGGTGACAAAAAAACTAAACCAATTCAACATTCCCTCTCAATACTTAAGAAAGTCGGGATTACTCCCGATATTCTAATTCTTAAGGGAGATAGTTGCTTAACAGAAGCAGAAATTTCAAAAATAAGTTTTAATTTCCCTCAAATTCCGAGGGAAAATATTTTTTCTTCCTGTTACAAACTAGATATTTTTGAAATTCCTATTCACCTCTATGAAAAGGAAAAATTATGTGATAAATTACTTTCGCTTCTTAAATTAGAGAAGAAAAATAACTCTTCAGAAAGAGAATTAAATGACTGGAAGAAATTTAATTCTCTAATAAAGGGGAAGAAAAAACATGTAATTAATGTAGCAATTGTTGGCAAATATTCTTCTTGTCCGGAATCATATTATTCCATTATCCAGTCACTGAAGTTTGCTGGATATGGACTTTCAGCTGAATTAAATATTTCTGTTTTGAAATCAGAAAATTTACATTCAGAAAGTCAATTAGAAGGATTCCATTTAATTTGTATTCCTCCAGGATTTGGAGAAAAATCCCTAAATGGAATATTCCTAGCCATTAAGTATGCTAGGGAAAACAAGATACCTTTCCTAGGTATCTGTTTCGGAATGCAATTATCAGTAATTGAATTCTTTAGAAATCAATTAGGAATCTCAGATGCTAATAGCTTAGAGATAGATCCTGAAACTAGTTTCCCAATACTAGTTCCTTGATCTGACAGTAAAGATATGAGAGTCGGAGAAATAGAAGTTAATTTCTCCGAAAATACCAAGTTACATAATATTTATGGAAGTATTAAGAGAGATGCAAGACATAGAAATAGATATGTTTTCAATGCTAAGCTTGCATCTCAACTTCCAGAATTTAAAAATTCTTCTCTAAAAATATCTGCATGATCTGGAGATATTGTTGAGGGAGTCGAACTAGAAGATCATCCTTTTTTTGTAGGAGTTCAATATCACCCAGAATTTAACTCCAGACCTTTGTCTCCTGAACCTTTGTTTATTGAAGCTATTTCTTCAGCAATAAAACAAATTAATTAG